The Streptomyces phaeolivaceus genome has a window encoding:
- a CDS encoding coenzyme F420-0:L-glutamate ligase codes for MDRVTPGGGYRVWALAGIPEVRQGDDLAKLIAAAEPGLIDGDVLLVTSKIVSKAEGRIVEAVDREAAIDAETVRVVARRGALRIVENRQGLVMAAAGVDASNTPSGTVLLLPEDPDASARAIRDGLRDTLGIEVGVVVTDTFGRPWRSGLTDVAIGAAGVRVLDDLRGGTDAHGNPLSATVVATGDELAAAGDLVKGKAAGLPVAVVRGLGHVVAEDHGEGTQALVRGAADDMFRLGTSEAVRLAVTQRRTVRSFTDEPVDPGSVRRAVAAAVTAPAPHHTTPWRFVLLESEESRVRLLDAMRDAWIADLRRDGKSEESIAKRVRRGDVLRDAPYLVVPCLVMDGSHHYGDARRDGAEREMFVVAAGAGVQNFLVALAGERLGSAWVSSTMFCRDVVREVLGLPEGWDPMGAVAVGHGAVAPAARGRRDAGAFIEVR; via the coding sequence ATGGACAGAGTGACGCCCGGTGGCGGGTACCGCGTCTGGGCCCTGGCCGGGATTCCCGAGGTGCGGCAGGGCGACGACCTCGCGAAGCTGATCGCCGCGGCCGAACCGGGGCTGATCGACGGGGACGTACTGCTCGTCACCTCCAAGATCGTGTCCAAGGCGGAGGGCCGGATCGTCGAGGCGGTCGACCGGGAGGCCGCGATCGACGCCGAGACGGTCCGGGTGGTGGCCCGGCGCGGGGCGCTGCGGATCGTGGAGAACCGGCAGGGGCTGGTGATGGCCGCCGCCGGGGTCGACGCCTCCAACACACCTTCCGGGACCGTGCTGTTGCTGCCCGAGGACCCCGACGCCTCCGCGCGCGCGATCCGGGACGGCCTCAGGGACACCCTCGGCATCGAGGTCGGGGTCGTCGTCACCGACACGTTCGGGCGACCCTGGCGCAGCGGGCTGACGGACGTCGCCATCGGGGCGGCCGGGGTACGCGTCCTGGACGACCTGAGGGGCGGCACCGACGCGCACGGCAACCCGCTCAGCGCGACCGTCGTCGCCACCGGTGACGAGCTGGCCGCCGCCGGTGACCTGGTGAAGGGCAAGGCCGCCGGGCTGCCCGTCGCCGTCGTCCGGGGGCTCGGACACGTGGTGGCCGAGGACCATGGCGAGGGGACGCAGGCGCTGGTCCGGGGCGCGGCGGACGACATGTTCCGGCTCGGCACCTCCGAGGCCGTACGGCTCGCGGTGACCCAGCGGCGTACGGTCCGGTCGTTCACGGACGAGCCGGTCGACCCGGGGTCGGTACGGAGGGCCGTTGCCGCCGCCGTGACCGCGCCGGCGCCGCATCACACGACGCCTTGGCGGTTCGTGCTGCTGGAGTCCGAGGAGTCGCGGGTACGGCTGCTCGACGCCATGCGGGACGCGTGGATCGCCGATCTGCGGCGGGACGGCAAGAGCGAGGAGTCGATCGCGAAGCGGGTGCGGCGCGGGGACGTGCTGCGCGACGCGCCGTATCTGGTGGTGCCGTGTCTGGTGATGGACGGATCGCACCACTACGGCGACGCGCGGCGGGACGGTGCGGAGCGGGAGATGTTCGTGGTCGCGGCGGGCGCGGGGGTGCAGAACTTCCTCGTCGCGCTGGCCGGGGAGCGGCTGGGGTCGGCGTGGGTGTCCTCGACGATGTTCTGCCGGGATGTCGTGCGGGAGGTGCTGGGGTTGCCGGAGGGGTGGGATCCGATGGGGGCGGTGGCTGTGGGGCATGGGGCGGTCGCGCCTGCGGCGCGGGGCCGGCGGGATGCGGGGGCGTTCATCGAGGTGCGGTGA
- a CDS encoding DNA-3-methyladenine glycosylase family protein, producing MAGRFPQRPTRTTVRGGDVVVPGGVPRQGAVAGRRRSWVPEGALDLGLVLGPLRRGPGDPTFRAVPDGSVWRASRTPVGAGTLRVALRSGVVEAEAWGPGGEWLLDQVPSMLGALDEPDVFVPRHRAVALAWRRRPGLRLTRTGLVLESLIPSVLEQKVTTDEAYRAWRLLVRKYGEPAPGPVPPGMFVMPTARQWALIPSWEWHRAGVDDKRASTVLRAVRVAGRLEEAVGMAPGDARARLELVAGIGPWTSAETVQRSHGAADEVTVGDLHLPGIVGFALAGDRDADDAVMLALLEPYAGQRHRAARLVLLSGRVPGRRAPRMPRGDIGRL from the coding sequence TTGGCCGGACGTTTTCCTCAGCGGCCCACTCGTACGACTGTGCGGGGTGGGGATGTCGTCGTGCCCGGTGGGGTGCCTCGGCAGGGGGCGGTGGCCGGAAGGCGGCGGAGCTGGGTGCCCGAGGGGGCGCTCGATCTGGGGCTCGTCCTGGGGCCGTTGCGGCGGGGGCCCGGGGACCCGACCTTTCGGGCGGTGCCGGACGGGTCCGTGTGGCGGGCCAGCCGTACGCCGGTGGGGGCCGGGACGCTGCGGGTCGCGCTGCGGAGCGGGGTCGTCGAGGCGGAGGCGTGGGGGCCCGGGGGTGAGTGGCTGCTCGATCAGGTGCCCTCGATGCTCGGGGCGCTGGACGAGCCGGATGTCTTCGTGCCTCGGCATCGGGCCGTGGCGCTGGCCTGGCGACGGCGGCCGGGGCTGCGGCTGACGCGGACCGGGCTGGTGCTGGAGTCGTTGATCCCGTCGGTGCTGGAGCAGAAGGTCACGACGGACGAGGCGTATCGGGCGTGGCGGCTGCTCGTACGGAAGTACGGGGAGCCGGCGCCGGGGCCCGTGCCGCCGGGGATGTTCGTGATGCCCACGGCTCGGCAGTGGGCGTTGATCCCGTCCTGGGAGTGGCATCGGGCCGGGGTCGACGACAAGCGGGCGTCGACGGTTCTGCGGGCGGTTCGGGTGGCCGGGCGGCTGGAGGAGGCCGTGGGGATGGCGCCGGGAGACGCGCGGGCGCGGTTGGAGCTGGTGGCGGGGATCGGGCCGTGGACGTCGGCGGAGACCGTGCAGCGCAGTCATGGGGCGGCGGACGAGGTGACCGTGGGGGATCTGCATCTGCCGGGGATCGTGGGGTTCGCGTTGGCGGGGGATCGGGACGCGGACGACGCCGTGATGCTGGCGTTGTTGGAGCCGTATGCGGGGCAGCGGCATCGGGCGGCTCGGTTGGTGTTGTTGTCGGGGCGGGTGCCGGGGCGGCGGGCGCCGCGGATGCCTCGGGGGGACATCGGGCGGTTGTAG
- a CDS encoding mannose-1-phosphate guanylyltransferase, with translation MTEAILLVGGRGTRLRPLTVHTPKPMVPAAGVPFLTHQLARAKAAGVDHIVLATSYLAEVFEPHFGDGSALGLHLEYVTEEEPLGTGGAIRNAASHLHSGPEDPVLVFNGDILTGLDIRRLVATHESTGADVSLHLTQVTDPRAYGLVPTDATGRVLAFLEKPQTPEEIVTDQINAGAYVFRRSVIDTIPAGRPVSVERETFPDLLAAGAHLQGMVDSTYWLDLGTPAAFVRGSADLVLGRAPSPAVPGRCGDRLVLPTARVAGDAKLTGGTVVGEGAFVGEGARVFGSTVLAGAVVEPGAVITDSLIGARARIGERSVLTGAVIGDGAVIGADNELRTGVRVWCDAQIPTGALRFSSDQ, from the coding sequence GTGACAGAAGCGATCCTCCTGGTCGGCGGCAGAGGCACCCGGCTGCGCCCGCTCACGGTGCACACTCCGAAGCCCATGGTCCCGGCGGCCGGAGTCCCCTTCCTCACGCACCAGTTGGCGAGAGCGAAGGCGGCGGGAGTCGACCACATAGTTCTCGCCACCTCCTATCTGGCCGAGGTCTTCGAACCCCACTTCGGCGACGGTTCCGCCCTCGGCCTCCACCTCGAGTACGTCACCGAGGAGGAGCCCCTGGGCACCGGCGGCGCGATCCGCAACGCGGCCTCGCACCTCCACTCCGGTCCCGAGGACCCCGTCCTCGTCTTCAACGGCGACATCCTCACCGGCCTGGACATCCGCCGGCTGGTCGCCACCCACGAGTCCACCGGCGCGGACGTCTCCCTCCACCTCACCCAGGTGACCGACCCCCGCGCCTACGGCCTCGTCCCCACCGACGCGACGGGCCGGGTCCTCGCCTTCCTGGAGAAGCCCCAGACCCCCGAGGAGATCGTCACCGACCAGATCAACGCGGGGGCCTATGTCTTCCGCCGCTCGGTCATCGACACGATCCCGGCGGGCCGCCCGGTCTCGGTCGAACGCGAGACGTTCCCGGACCTGCTGGCGGCCGGCGCCCACCTCCAGGGCATGGTGGACTCCACCTACTGGCTGGATCTGGGCACCCCGGCGGCCTTCGTGCGCGGCTCCGCCGACCTGGTCCTCGGCCGCGCCCCGTCGCCCGCCGTCCCCGGCCGCTGCGGCGACCGCCTCGTCCTGCCCACCGCCCGGGTCGCGGGCGACGCCAAGCTGACCGGCGGCACGGTGGTGGGCGAGGGCGCGTTCGTCGGCGAGGGCGCCCGCGTCTTCGGCAGCACGGTCCTGGCAGGCGCGGTCGTCGAACCCGGCGCGGTCATCACCGACTCCCTCATCGGCGCCCGTGCCCGCATCGGCGAACGTTCCGTCCTCACCGGCGCGGTCATCGGCGACGGCGCGGTCATCGGCGCCGACAACGAACTCCGCACGGGCGTCCGCGTCTGGTGCGACGCGCAGATCCCCACGGGGGCGCTCCGCTTCTCGTCGGATCAATAG
- a CDS encoding peptidoglycan recognition protein family protein → MSRIGHMRRSRFLASSIGVTCAAALALPAALPATASAATPTDSSSTAPLAPARIAPTGPLALAPASGGTQSLPLVALGADRNLGPAAAEQGLGKRDVRSFSLVGVVWDNPDTELQGRVQVRTRAKDTSRWSGWQDVETHNHEHAADPDTAERSSGRVRGSTAPLWVGESDGVEVRVRAETQGRTTAPGVQMLPDGLRLELVDPGSGVPEGAAGPQALTGAGQAAAEPPPVGTVDTPRLGTLTAESAAASAVNADLAPLGATTIPALSRKETVERLANVAPGAKPYIGPRPKIVTRAGWGADEKLRERDFRYTTRVGAAFVHHTASGNNYKCAQAPSVIRSIYRYHVVSSGWRDIGYNFLVDKCGNIYEGRAGGVAKAVMGAHTLGFNTNSTGIAVLGSYTTTKPPAVAVKGIAQLTAWKLGLYGANPNGKTYLTSGGGNLYPKGKKVRLHVISGHRDGFATECPGGRLYGKLGTARKDAARYQGR, encoded by the coding sequence ATGTCCAGGATCGGACACATGCGTAGATCACGATTCCTCGCGTCCTCGATCGGCGTCACCTGCGCGGCGGCCCTCGCCCTCCCGGCGGCACTCCCGGCGACGGCATCCGCGGCGACCCCGACGGACTCGTCCTCCACCGCACCCCTGGCCCCGGCGCGGATCGCCCCGACAGGCCCGCTCGCGCTCGCGCCCGCGTCCGGCGGCACCCAGTCGCTCCCCCTCGTCGCCCTCGGCGCGGACCGGAACCTCGGTCCGGCCGCCGCCGAACAGGGCCTCGGCAAGCGGGACGTACGGTCCTTCTCGCTGGTCGGTGTCGTCTGGGACAACCCGGACACCGAACTCCAGGGCCGCGTCCAGGTCCGTACCCGCGCCAAGGACACCTCCCGCTGGTCCGGCTGGCAGGACGTCGAGACCCACAACCACGAGCACGCCGCCGACCCGGACACCGCCGAGCGCTCCTCGGGCCGTGTGCGCGGCTCCACCGCCCCGCTGTGGGTCGGCGAGTCGGACGGCGTCGAGGTGCGCGTACGCGCCGAGACCCAGGGCCGTACGACCGCTCCGGGCGTCCAGATGCTCCCGGACGGCCTACGTCTGGAGCTGGTCGACCCGGGCTCCGGCGTCCCGGAGGGCGCTGCGGGCCCGCAGGCCCTGACGGGAGCCGGGCAGGCGGCGGCGGAACCCCCGCCGGTCGGTACCGTGGACACCCCGCGCCTGGGCACGCTGACCGCCGAGTCGGCCGCCGCCTCCGCCGTCAACGCCGATCTCGCGCCGCTCGGCGCCACCACGATCCCGGCGCTGTCGCGCAAGGAGACGGTGGAGCGGCTGGCGAACGTGGCGCCCGGCGCCAAGCCGTACATCGGGCCGCGACCGAAGATCGTCACCAGGGCCGGCTGGGGCGCCGACGAGAAGCTGCGCGAGCGCGACTTCCGCTACACCACGCGGGTCGGCGCGGCCTTCGTGCACCACACGGCGTCCGGCAACAACTACAAGTGTGCGCAGGCCCCTTCCGTCATCCGCAGTATCTACCGCTACCACGTGGTGAGCAGCGGCTGGCGGGACATCGGCTACAACTTCCTCGTCGACAAGTGCGGAAACATCTACGAGGGGCGCGCGGGTGGTGTCGCGAAGGCCGTCATGGGTGCCCACACCCTCGGTTTCAACACGAACAGCACGGGCATCGCGGTCCTCGGCAGCTACACGACCACCAAGCCGCCCGCGGTGGCGGTCAAGGGGATCGCGCAACTAACAGCCTGGAAACTCGGTCTTTACGGGGCGAACCCGAATGGCAAGACATACCTCACTTCGGGTGGTGGCAATCTCTACCCAAAAGGTAAGAAGGTACGACTGCACGTGATCTCCGGCCACCGGGACGGGTTCGCGACCGAGTGCCCGGGGGGGCGCCTTTACGGAAAGCTCGGTACGGCCCGCAAGGACGCCGCCCGCTATCAAGGCAGATAA
- a CDS encoding TIGR03089 family protein — MNATDRTPADLLRSALAADPARPLVTFYDDATGERVELSVATFANWVAKTANLLQGELSAEPGDRVALLLPAHWQTAVWLLACSSVGVVAEVAGDPGAADIVVSGPDTLDAARACSGERVALALRPLGGRFPQAPSGFADYAVEVPSQGDRFVAYAPVSPEEAALVVAGREFSGAEVVERARADAGGLGLTGPGSRVLSGLGYDTWEGLAAGLYGPLASGGSVVLCRHLGQLGEDALAKRIESERVTSVSR, encoded by the coding sequence GTGAACGCCACCGACCGCACCCCTGCCGACCTGCTGCGATCCGCGCTGGCCGCGGATCCCGCCCGCCCCCTGGTGACCTTCTACGACGACGCCACGGGCGAGCGGGTCGAATTGTCCGTGGCCACCTTCGCCAATTGGGTGGCCAAGACCGCGAACCTCCTTCAGGGCGAGCTGTCCGCCGAGCCGGGCGACCGGGTCGCGCTGCTGCTGCCGGCGCACTGGCAGACGGCGGTGTGGCTGCTGGCGTGTTCGTCGGTGGGGGTGGTCGCCGAGGTCGCCGGGGACCCCGGGGCCGCCGACATCGTGGTGAGCGGGCCGGACACGCTGGACGCGGCCCGCGCGTGCTCCGGGGAGCGGGTCGCGCTCGCGCTGCGGCCCCTCGGCGGGCGGTTCCCGCAGGCCCCCTCGGGGTTCGCCGACTACGCCGTCGAGGTGCCGTCGCAGGGCGACCGGTTCGTGGCGTACGCGCCCGTCTCCCCCGAGGAGGCGGCTTTGGTCGTGGCCGGGCGGGAGTTCAGCGGGGCGGAGGTCGTGGAGCGGGCGCGCGCGGACGCGGGTGGCCTCGGGCTGACGGGGCCGGGGTCCCGGGTGTTGTCGGGGTTGGGGTACGACACGTGGGAGGGGCTTGCGGCCGGGTTGTACGGGCCGCTCGCCAGTGGGGGGTCCGTGGTGCTGTGCCGACATCTCGGGCAGTTGGGGGAGGACGCGCTGGCCAAGCGGATCGAGAGTGAGCGGGTCACTTCGGTTTCGCGGTGA
- a CDS encoding LCP family protein → MDDVGGRARGLGPGVGGTPTGVGLRRRRRRRWARWVGGGTVLVVVAALGAGWVAYRKLDGNITSDRTAADELARYEKERPTALVRGAQNILVIGSDSRSGDGNAEYGRDSGTERSDTTILLHLAADRRSATAVSLPRDLMVDVPSCRRPDGSRTEPVFTMFNYAFQSGGSACTIRTVERMTDIRIDHHVVVDFSGFKEMVDAVDGVDVCLTEPIHDKQAKLRLPAGKVKLDGEQALGYVRARKSIGDGSDTERMDRQQRFLAALATKVRSNGVLLNPVKLYPVLDAATSSLTTDPGLASLRGLYDLVRGLRTIPMEKVQFLTVPRKSYAYDANRDELVEPAARTLFARLRADAPLAVAGELPEGMREGDTEELSGSLSGAPDPMPTFRGSTAAEEDCG, encoded by the coding sequence ATGGACGACGTCGGAGGCAGGGCGCGTGGCCTGGGGCCCGGTGTGGGGGGAACGCCCACCGGGGTCGGGCTCAGGCGTCGGCGCCGGCGGCGGTGGGCGCGGTGGGTGGGCGGCGGGACCGTGCTGGTGGTCGTCGCGGCCCTCGGGGCGGGGTGGGTGGCGTACCGGAAGCTGGACGGGAACATCACCTCGGACCGGACGGCGGCGGACGAGCTGGCGCGCTACGAGAAGGAGCGGCCGACCGCGCTGGTGCGGGGCGCGCAGAACATCCTGGTGATCGGGTCGGACTCGCGGTCGGGCGACGGGAACGCCGAGTACGGGCGGGATTCGGGCACCGAGCGGTCGGACACCACGATCCTGCTGCATCTCGCGGCGGACCGGCGCAGCGCGACCGCGGTGTCGCTGCCACGGGATCTGATGGTGGATGTGCCGAGTTGCCGGCGGCCGGACGGAAGTCGCACCGAACCGGTGTTCACCATGTTCAACTACGCGTTCCAGAGCGGTGGTTCCGCCTGCACCATTCGGACGGTCGAGCGGATGACCGACATTCGTATCGACCATCACGTCGTCGTGGACTTCAGCGGCTTCAAGGAGATGGTCGACGCCGTCGACGGGGTCGACGTGTGCCTCACCGAACCCATTCACGACAAGCAGGCCAAACTGCGCCTTCCCGCGGGCAAGGTGAAGCTCGACGGCGAGCAGGCGCTGGGGTATGTGCGGGCCCGTAAGTCGATCGGGGACGGCAGCGACACCGAACGGATGGACCGGCAGCAGCGATTCCTCGCGGCGCTGGCCACGAAGGTGCGCAGCAATGGCGTCCTGCTGAATCCGGTGAAGCTGTATCCGGTGCTCGACGCGGCCACGTCATCGCTCACCACGGACCCGGGACTGGCGAGCCTGCGCGGGCTCTACGACCTTGTGCGCGGGCTGAGAACGATCCCCATGGAAAAGGTGCAGTTCCTGACCGTTCCACGGAAGTCATATGCGTACGACGCCAATCGTGATGAGCTCGTCGAACCGGCCGCGCGGACCCTATTCGCGCGACTGCGCGCCGACGCGCCGCTGGCGGTCGCGGGGGAACTCCCCGAGGGGATGCGGGAAGGGGATACGGAAGAGCTTTCGGGAAGCCTCTCCGGAGCCCCGGATCCGATGCCGACTTTCCGCGGCAGTACGGCCGCCGAGGAGGACTGCGGGTGA
- a CDS encoding LCP family protein, which translates to MDAQGRGRADDIDPADQWVLNPSTGEYELRLSPSAPQSAVPRPRRAAAAGTRATTGATARSASAGTDTREIPDTLPGPRRRRGAPEEDPLPGRRSGRGKTKPKKSTGKRILVWTGGTLAFLLVGISTAGYLYYQHLNNNIQKISDDGASTGGFSKDRAINLLVIGTDKRTGTGNTKYGDAESVGHADTTILLHVSKDRSNATAMSIPRDMIVDVPECPTTQEDGSTKDIAATSNVRFNTSLGQYGRTPSCTMRTVEELTGIKSDHFMVADFNAVKTLSTAIGGVEVCLAKDIKDSKSKLDLSAGKHTIEGEEALAFLRTRYSVGLGSDLSRIELQQQFLSSMIRQMKSKDTLTDPTKVLDLAEAATSALSVDSKISDIKKLASLGQEVGKVKTKNITFTTVPVIDNTDGATVLPKPQSAEDLFETIRNDVSLTEVKKQAKEKEAAKLKGTRADASEVRVSVYNGGAEAGSAQATLNWLQNDVGVTKSSQLGNADKTLKKTTLAYDPDQADQARKLADLMGLSASALKPGEGNSETNSQGLPSMVLTLGEDFKGAGVSLSATSAADLDVEKNTADKEKCAS; encoded by the coding sequence GTGGACGCGCAAGGCCGTGGGCGGGCGGACGACATCGACCCCGCAGACCAGTGGGTACTCAACCCGAGCACCGGTGAATACGAACTGCGACTGAGTCCTTCCGCACCGCAATCGGCGGTGCCGAGGCCGCGCCGGGCCGCGGCGGCGGGGACCAGGGCGACGACGGGCGCCACCGCGCGTTCGGCCTCCGCGGGCACGGACACCCGGGAGATCCCCGACACGCTGCCGGGACCCCGGCGTCGGCGCGGCGCGCCCGAGGAGGACCCGCTGCCGGGCCGCCGGAGCGGCCGGGGCAAGACCAAGCCCAAGAAGTCGACGGGCAAGCGGATACTGGTGTGGACGGGCGGCACGCTGGCGTTCCTGCTGGTCGGGATCAGTACCGCGGGCTACCTGTACTACCAGCACCTCAACAACAACATCCAGAAGATCTCGGACGACGGCGCGAGCACCGGCGGCTTCAGCAAGGACCGGGCGATCAACCTGCTGGTGATCGGCACGGACAAGCGGACCGGCACGGGCAACACCAAGTACGGCGACGCGGAGAGCGTCGGACACGCGGACACCACGATCCTGCTGCACGTCTCCAAGGACCGTTCGAACGCGACCGCGATGAGCATCCCGCGCGACATGATCGTGGACGTGCCGGAGTGCCCGACGACGCAGGAGGACGGCTCGACGAAGGACATCGCGGCCACGTCCAACGTCCGGTTCAACACGAGCCTCGGCCAGTACGGCCGCACCCCGAGCTGCACCATGCGTACGGTGGAAGAGCTGACCGGGATCAAGTCCGACCACTTCATGGTCGCCGACTTCAACGCGGTGAAGACGCTCTCCACGGCCATCGGCGGTGTCGAGGTCTGTCTGGCGAAGGACATCAAGGACTCCAAGTCCAAGCTGGACCTCAGCGCCGGCAAGCACACCATCGAGGGCGAGGAGGCGCTGGCGTTCCTGCGCACCCGCTACAGCGTGGGCCTCGGCAGCGACCTGAGCCGGATCGAGCTGCAGCAGCAGTTCCTCAGCTCGATGATCCGGCAGATGAAGTCCAAGGACACGCTGACCGACCCGACGAAGGTGCTGGACCTCGCGGAGGCCGCGACCAGCGCGCTGTCCGTCGACTCCAAGATCTCCGACATCAAGAAGCTGGCCTCGCTCGGCCAGGAGGTCGGCAAGGTCAAGACGAAGAACATCACCTTCACCACCGTCCCGGTCATCGACAACACCGACGGCGCGACCGTGCTGCCCAAGCCGCAGAGCGCCGAGGACCTCTTCGAGACCATCAGGAACGACGTCTCGCTCACCGAGGTGAAGAAGCAGGCCAAGGAGAAGGAGGCCGCGAAGCTCAAGGGCACGCGCGCCGACGCCTCCGAGGTCCGGGTCAGCGTCTACAACGGCGGCGCCGAGGCGGGCAGCGCACAGGCCACTCTCAACTGGCTGCAGAATGATGTCGGCGTGACCAAGTCGAGCCAGCTCGGCAACGCCGACAAGACGTTGAAGAAGACGACCCTCGCGTACGACCCCGACCAGGCCGACCAGGCGCGCAAGCTGGCCGATCTGATGGGGCTGTCCGCGTCCGCGCTGAAGCCCGGCGAGGGCAACAGCGAGACCAACTCCCAGGGCCTGCCCTCGATGGTGCTGACCCTGGGCGAGGACTTCAAGGGCGCCGGGGTGTCGCTGAGCGCGACATCGGCGGCGGACCTGGACGTCGAGAAGAACACCGCGGACAAGGAAAAGTGCGCCAGTTGA
- a CDS encoding LCP family protein has protein sequence MVRSDVRGDGGRPRVDGPGEDGDLEPREESSGSDDDADVRVPEQGGRKRRNGGDGAGGDGGGRGRAKTAGRPRRRRALRWSATVLAVVILGTAGAGYLYYEHLNGNIKKEKLNLGDTKIAEPTPNAAGQTPLNILLIGSDARDTAENQKLGGAKDTFDGPPLADVQMLLHLSADRSNMSVVSMPRDTLLDIPKCTDPDSGEEYGALTNTMTNQSLERGGPGCTVATWQELTGIRIDHFMMVDFSGVVSMADAIGGVPVCVTDNIYSHTSAGKGSGLKLEKGTTYIKGKQALQWLRTRYGFEDGSDIARAKAQHQYMNAMVRELRENATITNPNKLRNLAEEATKALTVDESLGTVTKLYDLSTELRKVEPARITMTTMPYTYVGARVVPKEGDAEKLFRLVREDIALDGKDKKKTTTEDATSDDPAAAKDEIGVLVQNGTMTSTLAPVGGRAHTVSQLLVEEGFAKSSSDATTATTEDKTVVRYPSAELEGDAQAVAEALGIPLSQVEKSTNVSGVTLVVGADWREGTTYKAVKEDDTTPESADALNGANKKACMEVDPSFTW, from the coding sequence ATGGTACGGAGTGACGTGCGCGGGGACGGGGGGCGACCGCGCGTCGATGGACCCGGCGAGGACGGGGACCTGGAACCGCGGGAGGAGTCGTCCGGCTCGGACGACGACGCGGATGTCAGAGTCCCCGAGCAGGGCGGACGGAAGCGCCGGAACGGTGGTGACGGCGCCGGCGGCGACGGCGGTGGGCGGGGGCGCGCGAAGACCGCCGGGAGACCCCGGCGCAGACGGGCGCTGCGCTGGTCGGCGACAGTGCTGGCGGTCGTGATACTCGGCACCGCCGGTGCCGGCTATCTCTACTACGAGCACCTCAACGGCAACATCAAGAAGGAGAAGCTGAACCTCGGCGACACGAAGATCGCCGAGCCGACGCCGAACGCGGCCGGCCAGACCCCGCTGAACATCCTGCTCATCGGCTCGGACGCACGGGACACCGCGGAGAACCAGAAGCTCGGCGGCGCCAAGGACACCTTCGACGGCCCGCCGCTGGCCGACGTCCAGATGCTGCTGCACCTGTCCGCCGACCGCAGCAACATGTCGGTCGTCAGCATGCCCCGCGACACCCTGCTCGACATCCCCAAGTGCACCGACCCGGACAGCGGCGAGGAGTACGGGGCGCTCACGAACACGATGACCAACCAGTCGCTGGAGCGCGGCGGTCCCGGCTGCACGGTCGCCACCTGGCAGGAGCTGACCGGGATCCGCATCGACCACTTCATGATGGTCGACTTCTCCGGAGTGGTGTCGATGGCCGACGCCATCGGCGGTGTACCGGTGTGCGTGACCGACAACATCTACTCGCACACCAGCGCGGGCAAGGGCTCGGGGCTGAAGCTGGAGAAGGGCACCACGTACATCAAGGGCAAGCAGGCCCTGCAGTGGCTGCGCACCCGGTACGGCTTCGAGGACGGCAGCGACATCGCGCGGGCCAAGGCGCAGCACCAGTACATGAACGCGATGGTCCGTGAGCTGCGCGAGAACGCGACGATCACCAACCCGAACAAGCTGCGCAACCTGGCCGAGGAGGCCACGAAGGCGCTCACCGTCGACGAGAGCCTGGGCACGGTGACCAAGCTCTACGACCTCAGCACCGAGCTGCGCAAGGTCGAGCCGGCCCGGATCACGATGACGACGATGCCGTACACCTACGTCGGTGCCCGCGTCGTGCCCAAGGAGGGCGACGCGGAGAAGCTGTTCCGGCTGGTGCGCGAGGACATCGCGCTGGACGGCAAGGACAAGAAGAAGACCACCACCGAGGACGCGACCTCCGACGACCCGGCGGCGGCGAAGGACGAGATCGGGGTGCTGGTGCAGAACGGCACCATGACCTCCACGCTCGCCCCGGTCGGCGGACGCGCGCACACGGTGTCGCAGCTGCTGGTCGAGGAGGGCTTCGCCAAGTCCTCGTCCGACGCGACCACGGCGACCACCGAGGACAAGACGGTCGTGCGCTATCCGAGCGCCGAACTGGAGGGCGACGCCCAGGCGGTCGCCGAGGCCCTCGGCATCCCGCTGAGCCAGGTGGAGAAGTCCACGAACGTCTCCGGTGTCACGCTCGTCGTCGGCGCCGACTGGCGCGAGGGGACCACGTACAAGGCCGTGAAGGAGGACGACACGACTCCCGAGTCGGCGGACGCCCTCAACGGCGCGAACAAGAAGGCGTGCATGGAGGTCGACCCCTCCTTCACCTGGTAA